Genomic window (Culex pipiens pallens isolate TS chromosome 3, TS_CPP_V2, whole genome shotgun sequence):
TGCAACGGGGATACAACCTGGGCCGGAGTGTGGACGTTTATTGGCTTGATGGCCGAGATGTACTTGTTTCCGGAGTAGATGTCCGGAACGGGTGCATTGACCGATGATGCGTAGTGCCTAACTCCCTTGACTCCAGTGGGATACGTTGGTTCTGATGGTTGTTGAGGAATACCATAACTCGGTGGAAGGTAGGGTGTTGCCAACGGAGCTCCATAGGATGGAGAGATCTCATGAACTTTGTACATTGTTGGCTTATAGTGGGCAAACGCGTCATAGTTGTACGGTGTATCCCAGCCATGACCCGTGGGGACGGCCTTGATCGAAATCGCTGGACTCGGTGAGTGCAGCGCCTTGATCAGCTCGGCAAGTTCCTTCGAGCCAATGCTATATTTTACCGAACTGTCCGCGAGCGAATTGAACCCATGCTGGCTGACCGGAGCAAAATATGAACTCTGCGGAGCGGCAGCAAACTTGTACGACGGCATGCCAAAGTATTTGTGGCCCGAGTACTGTGGCAAGTTGAACGAGGGCTGCGCAATGCCATAACTGTATCCGGGATGACTTGGTGGGATGTAATCCATGTGACCGTATCCGACCGGAGCTTCACGTTTTCCATGGGGAGTTTTGGCTGGTGCTTTTGGTGAAGCAGTCACGGGTGTGGCCTTGGTAGGTTTCGGCTTTTGTGGCTCCTTAGCGGCCAACACGGCTGCCGATAGCAGCACGATGGCTGCCAGTCTGAAATGCTGTGAAATAGAaaatgaaaagttcaacttaatttcaaattttatgcattaatttttttttcctaatttcacattatttatttaaaaatattaacataaaattttaattaaaatacttagtctgatgcaaatatttttccaagttTCTGTCACCCTTTCCAAAATCGGATCGAAAAAATcaggtggattttttttttttgttcagggaGCTTAAAATGTCAAaggaaattcaagtgcaattaAGTGGAACTGAATCATTTTTAGCTTGACAGcaccgtaaattttttttttattgctaattttgtttcgtcaaattttacatttttgccaACTAATGATTACAAATCTGTAATCgggttgtaaaatgcattttccaacattgttttcattgaaatgttgaaattctggctagTAATTTCAATTGTTGTTTCTCCATCCCCCAActagagtcgagggacaaacacatttttttaatatcagcATCAGCTTTATCggtagataaaaaaatatttattttttgtacgtcacaagtttttcttgttttgcaggtcaatttttaaggattttgcAAATTCTAATTCTGTTTAAAGAGTTGTGAGAAGATCACGTTCCTAGACCTAATCCTTTCATTTTGCAGCTATCTAAACTTGagttttggccaaaaattacatttcgaaaaaaaaatccttttaatatattttttgaaattactacaaaagtacctaaatgtttaaaaatcatttaagcatgccaatacgattccctcaaaCGAGTTACActattggatgacttgttttcaCCCATTCTTTGTGTTCGAGCATGATTTTAGTTtcgtttgacccaatgtcaccccctctacgGGGTGAATTTAGGTCAAAAAGTCgtttggcatttaaggtagagttcaACAAATTCCATTATATGttgagaaaatgttgataaccTACTATTTAAGAACAATCTTACGTAGAAAGATTTTCGATATTaatttcttgttgttttttaGACGTAACCACTGACGATATCTAATAATTGCTTCATTCCATTGAAAATTTATCTCGTGTTTGCTCATAAAGTTATGAACAACTTCATAATTTGATGAGCTACAGCCTATTTTAGTTCGCAATTGAGTCAATAAGCCTTTTCAGCACTCGGGATTTTTTGGCAAGTTTTCACAGTTCACAAGTTCCATTAAATTTAACACtttattaaactattttttcgtTCGCAGAATGTTTCATTCCACCTGAATCACGTATATTTTTGTTCATTAAGGAGGAGTCTCTTTTATTGCGttaaataaaacttaatttgttCGTGCATCTTCTTTGGATGACATTTTTCATGTTAACTAACCATCATCCCAAACGTCACCAGATTTATTCTTCTTGAAGTTCACTGAAACACTGCAACTCTGCACAACAGCAATACGTCTCTTCACGCCAGCATCCAACGGTCCACCCAAATCTCCTTCAACTTTGGCCGCAAATCTTCGAATGTCCTTCCAGTCAGGGTCCCCAAACCAAATCTGCTCCAACAACACCGATCGGTACCACcccaaaaactacaaaaaacggATAGAAAATTCAAAACGAAACAGTTCACGCCGGCAGTGCCGTTTTCCGCGCGCGGTCGACAATAATGAAATGCGACCGAGCTGCCAAAAATCACTTGTTTATATACAACGACCCAGTTCGCGATCGGCGCCGCCACGGCTTCAAAAGCCAATTCCGATGTCCGATGGCGTTTCGTTGCTTGCTTTCTGCAGCTGAGGCGTCGCGGCGTCCGTCCACGTAGTTGATGGTGGGCATTCTTTGCGAATCACCCGCCCAAGATCACCCTCGCTTGGACGCCTATTTTGAGGGGAGGTTGGGTTTATTAGggataaatttatattttttcaatgctcAAGTTGGCAAGTTGGTCGATACCAAtgcacagtagggtgcccataATAAGGGACTTTTTCAAAACGTCGCCCACAACCTTAATATTGtttcttgagctattttaggaatCTGAGCcaatatggaaaaaaatcggCCAACGTTTACCCATTGACACTCGACGATGAAGTTTGTTTGGGAAAAAtggaaaatgtatgaaaaccccaATTTGTTAGCGTTTCTGCTGCAGCGTGCGATACTTCCATCCACAGATTCCCAAAAGTGTGATTCTTatcggaaatttaatgttctacaactttgtcaaacAGCCAAATTTGATCCTGCTATTCTAAACTTGAACACAGTCAAATTAGAAGGTTAAAAGCCTTGATCACACACAAACGCTGTCTCATAAGGGCCTTTCACTGACTTAGTTTCCGTCCTTCTAAGACACTTATCGCCTATCCACCTATAATTTTCATAAGTTTCTTCTTATTAATGAGTAGTTTTCCGTCCCCGCCCAAACCGTAAAACCGAATATTAAACGATCCTGAAAAATTAataacgatttaaaaaagtcatatttgtatgtaaatcctttttttcaacttcaggcTCGGGTTGTTAATATTGATGAGTAACCAAATAAACAATAAATGCGTATTCCGCTTGCGAagcaaaacatcattttttctgggcaccctaatgcacagtggtccagatcgcaaaattaagttgaaattgatttttctgaaaaaaaatgagcgttttgaagctttggtgtcttcaaaagAGTTGTTGTAATTgggaaggggcaacttttggctttgttaaaaattagaatggtttagattttagatttaatgaaattaaaaaactgtTAAACTATATGTTttcccatgtaattttgcccgctgaatcagAATCTGCCCTAAGAATTGAGCTAAAGTGTTATAATATCAATTTTTGTTCGCGTATTTCGTTTTCTTAAGGGTTAATATAATGATTTTACTAGGAGCTAAAATATGGCCTGCGCATTTTCGAGATACTTTGTACGAGCTTTGTGCGAAGTTCTTTGCCATATTGGTcgtgtgtaacataaccacctgcaactttttatgaaactttgtagGGTTACTTTTAAAAGTGTATCAATGTCAaacaaagctgtagagcagagaaaaaattaaggtttaaacatatcgatgcctctgtactctcttatgctaactagaccaaaccagcaagcttagaacaagagagcacagaggcatcgatatggGTCTGCAATAGGGcgacaataacaaaaatctaCAACTCGGATCTTTTtgcactcttcggcaaagttgtagagaattGAATTTTCTAGAAGAATCTCACACATGTAAAATTTAAGGCAAGACCTGCGCCATCtgcagaaaaaatctgaaacgatattttccccatacattttggcACAGAtccttatttttacctaaattaCCGAGGTACGGAGTATCtctttaaatttcccaaaattttatttttttcttgtcgcTTGCAGACTAGTGCTATTCTTGagctttttaagaaaaagtttatgaaaaagtggtgattttgaccagttttttaaAGTGTTCACCCCATAAActaaatcgtgtgcttttgaaattaCTGCTTAAATGtgtgtatttttctaaaataaagaagcaatatttttattttcagaataaaTCTAAACAATGTTTCCAAATACCCCAGCTTTCCTTTTTTTCTCCCTTCGTCTTTCTTTTGTGAATGGAATCTGTCTTTTGGGCTACAAATCAGAGTACGCTGCTCAACTTTATTAGCGTTAGGGGGATGAAATAGTGATGTCCACATTTTATACATGATCATAAAAgggtaaaaaactttttttttgcaattacgtttaaaaaacacttactttccctgcattttgtagtaaaaaaaattctatttatCAATACGATAAATAACACTCCTGAAAAGTACATTATAGTGCacttttgagtgctgaaaaattcagcACTTTTAGTATAGAATAAATTgcctttcaatttatttataaaagaaAATCGATACAAAACATCCCAACTACACCCAGTTAACAAGCTCGGTGTTTTATGGCTTTTCAGTGCCCAACAATTGAATGGTAAAAGGTAAAAAGCAATCACCTCCTCCGGACAGGCCGTCACTTTCCAGTTTGCTACTGCGCCTGCTCTGATTGCCAGCAGGCGACGGTGCACCAGAACAGGTGGTGCAAAAGTGCATCGATAAGGTTAATTTCATTAATAGGCATGATTGAATGGCCGGGATGAGAGGTGGCTGCCGCACGGAGATAGAGATGAATCTCGGACGGCTGGCTAATTGACCACATCGAAAGGCGTTACGTAACTAGCCAGTCCGCCGTCAAACCAACGACTTGAACGGAGTTTGCTTTTATGGAGGGCTCAAGAATAAATTACCCGCGGAACGAAATTGGGATGGTGCAATTGCTTTTCACTTTTTGCTAAGAAGAGAGAAGGCAATCGATTTCGGATGATTGTTGaatcaaactttttattttctatcacTTAAAGCTACTCTCATTGCGAAATTTTTAGTAACTTTTCCATAAGTATCGTTAAAGTTTATATCACCCAAGTTTTCATTTgctattgttttgcttgatgccTCACCACATTTCTGTTTATTGGATCACCTCCAAGGGATTCAATTCCGACTTACagcttttgaagttttttaaaacgatttttgAGTAACGGAATCAGTCCTCTGAGATTGTATCACATAATCAAAAAGGGATTTCGATTTCACTtcaattcaaactttttaaaacgaaaacaaaagataaatttgaaaaagaactcTATAACATGTAAAGATAGAAAGAAGGTAAGAATCAATGCCATAGCAAACGTGTTCCAACCACAACAATGTGATGTCACTCATCAGATGCAAGATAcacagtaggatgtaacaaaaatgactttttggcgggcattcaagggtttgttccggtgggcatactaagcccaaatccaaaatatgagcttgattcgacgtaacaggagctggcgctccgcccttcaattttaaatgggatttaacccgtaaaaaattgttttttcaaaaatttcactttttgaggcgttttggccactgaagcgattattttcaacatcattggcgtgtaggccagatccttgcgcatcttttggtatgtataacattgaaatttggagcaccctggagctcggtaccgaccttcaaagtttggcattttttcgaaaaattgaccccagcaaaatcaaatggcgtctagggcgttgcgaggcgcgacgcatatcttttttgccggggccgattttttgcaaaaatgccaaactttgaaggtctgtaccgagctccatggagctccaaatttcaatgttatacataccaaaagatgcgcaaggatctggcctacacgccaatgatgttgaaaataaacgcatcAGTGGCCAAAACgtctcaaaaagtgacatttttgaaaaaatctttttttacgggttaaatcccatttaaaattgaagggtggagcgccagctcctgttacgtccaatcaaactcatattttggatttgggcttagtatgcccaccggaacaaacccttgaatgcccgccaaaaagtcattttttttacactctAATACACAGTTTAATCTGCTTTCATGGTCCCCattcaaatgtttttatttgttcaatGGTGAATAAAACGATAAACAGCTTGATCCACGTTaattaaacaagataaaacagaaaacatgaaaaaaaacaaaagttaaaaatagtaCTCAAATCATCAAtcagttgcaaagtaaccgccgacaaTACAAGTCGCATTCTTAACaccagtccgcagtttgtgtgcgcgtcgccgctttttcaaaatgtgcaccgtagacaaaaacagtgtggttctggatttttgtcaactccaaaaccaaccaagcccaaagcttgtaaaaaaacttCTCGCTGACCTTCAaataaaccaagaaaacttgcgagcattgcaattatgcaatagaagaagaATAGCCGTGCTGCAGTTCGCCGATtcagcaatggcctcgtccatcatcgacaaacctctggtatatcagggttgcaaaatcccgatttacctggacaacaacgctacggaagttcgtgtgcttgacctacctctaggcataagcaatgatgacgtagtcaaagtgatgagtaaatacggcgaaattttaaccatcaccaacgaccgctggattaacttcttcccagggatcccaaatggagttcggaccctgcggatgttgctgaaacagccaacgccgaaatcaatcactgtaaacaacgctgctgcagcagtgacgattataggcaaaaaatcgctttgcaaactcaaagcaaagaacaaaaaatgtggggattcgagtaaaaaggtgaaccaaaaaagcagtacaccaccgactgaacctgagccaagcagcagcagcagcagaaaaagcaacaacagtaaaccagaccaaaatgcaatggaaacaagtgaaattgcCGAAGAATctaacgatggattcgagaccgtgctttctaagcacactcgcAAATCCCGGAAGCGCTTGCaagcatatttggacgcggattACGACTTAAgaacaaaacgaagagagatggctaaagaagaaacaacagatgaagaagatgaagatgccatacaagcaaaatattattacaataaGTGTTATGAGTTAACGGTTAAATCCTCGAAGGAAGAGGACGaagaaaaaagtaaagaacttgataatttaaGATCCAAATTTgcccgtaaatatttgaaactaagacagaaatcgttagaaaaaaggcatggtatcaattattaaaatatagccagacaagtgatcaaaaactttgtaaactttcctcttctactatccaccttgaagagacgattgcacaatggtgtaaaatctctataataaatcaaaaaaaaaaatcatcaatcgtTCAAAAAATTTACCTACACCCATGAAATGCACCCACATCAGCCACGTCAGAGGGGGGAGGGTCAAATGTTACTTTCCGAGGGCACATCTGAGAActgtaattaaaacaattttcactGATGGATGCACTCTTTTCGCATCAGAGTTCATTCAAGAGAACTGAATAAAACCTGAAAGAAGAAGACGCATAACagaaaacccaaacaatgaATGAGGAAACCTACTGCCAAGAagccgtcataacgtgctcttcGTCACAGTACCATCGTGGGTCACTCTACTCCAACGGCCGTTGCCGTACAAACTCCTTGCAGCTCCTTTTAAACTCGTTTATATTGCTCGAAAACTTTGCAGCCTCCGGAAGCTGGTTATAAAGCTTAAATCCTTTGTAGAATAGCGAGTTCTGCGTGCATGCCTTTTTCCAATTCTGCAACCTGAGATCGTCAGCTCCTCTAGTGTCATGCTCATGGATATCCCTTCCGCATACCATGGCTTCCGTCAAGTATTGTGGTGCCATCCTTTCCTTCatacgaaaaacaaaaacaagggtGTTGTACTCAATTCGTTGCTTCACCGACATCCACTGCAAACATTCGAGCATGCTCCGTCGTGGCGTCAATCGATCACATCTAAGGATGAGCCGCATGATCTTACTCTGTAGAACTTGCATTCTTTTGAGTTGCCGTTGTGTTGCCAAGAATAAAATTGATGAACAGTAATCGAAGTGCGGGGCGATGAGCGAGTTGTACAACAACACCTTTGTCTCTGCTGTCAAGTAGCGATTAATCCTACACAAAACTCCAAACTTTCGTGCTGCTTTCCGAATGGTGAAATCAATGTGTTCGTTGAAGTTCAGCTTTTCATCCAGCATGACCCCGAGGTATTTCATCGTCGTTACCCGCTCGACGCTTCCACCATCCATCTGCACCCGCCTCCTGCACTCGTTGGTCTGCCGTGTCGTCACCACCATGCACTTTGTCTTCGCAATGTTCAGCTGCAGCTTCTTCCACTTCAACCACTCCGAGAAACCGACCAACTCTTCATTCATGACATCGAAGCATTCATCAAAGCTGTCACCAACCACGAACAACACTGTGTCATCAGCAAACAGGTTAACCTGTGTTCGCCTCAATGCCTGTTTGATGTCATTTATGTACAGTATAAACAACAGTGGCCCTAGCACGCTACCTTGTGGTACTCCAAGATTTACTGACGTTTCTGGTGAGACCGCGCTGTTGTATTTCGTGACCTGCTTCCGGTTGTCTAGGTAGCTGATGAACCATCTCAGCACCGTACCACGAATCCCGCTTTTCTGCAGAACACCAATCAGTTTCTTCCGGTCAATGGTTTCGAAGGCCCGCTTCAAATCCACGAAGACTGAAAGAACAATGCTTCCTTCTTCAATGCACTGCTTCCACTTCAGCAACAGGAGGTTCAGCGCCGATTCACACGAATGGTGCCTCCGGAAACCAGATTGTTCTTTCAGCAGCACGCCAGTTCGATCAATGAACGACATTAACTGTTCCTTCACGATTGTCTCCATTACTTTCTCGTACAGCGGCAGCATGTTGATCGGTCTGTGGTCTTCTGGCTTCTTGGATCTTGGAACTTTTGAGATGGGAACCACTAAAGTCTTCTTCCATGCGGCTGGGAATTCACCTCGTGTCAGTGATTTGTTCACTATATCCAACAGATCTACTGCAACCACGTCCAGAGCATCCATCATGACCCGTTTTGTGACATTTCGAACTCCAGCACAATCCTTCAGTGACCGAACTGTTTCCTTCAGCTTGCTTAGCGTGATTGGCTCAAACTCACTCATCAGCTCATCCAGTTCCGCTTCTCCGCTAACAGGCGTAAATGTCGTCGGTGGAATCCCTTCGTGTATCTCCTCCACACTCCGAACAAAGAAGTTGTTCAAAAGCCTAGCCGTTTCAGCATCTCCTCGTGGCTTTCCGAACACTATCTCCGTTGCTGGCTGTCCTCCAGGCTGAATCAGTGACTTCAAACACCTCCATAGCTTTTTTGAATCTCCACCGCAACACCTGATTTCACTGTTGATTGACGAGTTCTTTGATGTGCGAATTTGGTTGACGTATTGATTTCTGCAATGTTTGTACGCATCCCAATCACTGGCCGCCTTGGTGATCTTAAACTTCCGATAGGCGTTGTCTCTCACggttttcagcattttaagatgATCTCCATACCAGTCGTTTGGGTCTGCTCGTTCATCAGTGCGGACGTCGATGAGACTTCCaaccagccatgccagatatacagataaatctgtattatacagattttttgatcccaaaaatcacaaaaatctgtatatacagattttttaaaaatgatttaatttgaaaatttcaataatttagtaattgaattatgctttaatatgattaaaaagcttaaatctgttgtgaaa
Coding sequences:
- the LOC120415942 gene encoding uncharacterized protein LOC120415942, with amino-acid sequence MEGGNARVLEKLKISDHETVGITIGTSSIHLAERNKTRPGGQPATEIVFGKPRGDAETARLLNNFFVRSVEEIHEGIPPTTFTPVSGEAELDELMSEFEPITLSKLKETVRSLKDCAGVRNVTKRVMMDALDVVAVDLLDIVNKSLTRGEFPAAWKKTLVVPISKVPRSKKPEDHRPINMLPLYEKVMETIVKEQLMSFIDRTGVLLKEQSGFRRHHSCESALNLLLLKWKQCIEEGSIVLSVFVDLKRAFETIDRKKLIGVLQKSGIRGTVLRWFISYLDNRKQVTKYNSAVSPETSVNLGVPQGSVLGPLLFILYINDIKQALRRTQVNLFADDTVLFVVGDSFDECFDVMNEELVGFSEWLKWKKLQLNIAKTKCMVVTTRQTNECRRRVQMDGGSVERHFRLAAIVLLSAAVLAAKEPQKPKPTKATPVTASPKAPAKTPHGKREAPVGYGHMDYIPPSHPGYSYGIAQPSFNLPQYSGHKYFGMPSYKFAAAPQSSYFAPVSQHGFNSLADSSVKYSIGSKELAELIKALHSPSPAISIKAVPTGHGWDTPYNYDAFAHYKPTMYKVHEISPSYGAPLATPYLPPSYGIPQQPSEPTYPTGVKGVRHYASSVNAPVPDIYSGNKYISAIKPINVHTPAQVVSPLHTSIHAQKPFKPSTYLGSSNDISDYTQTQTPTSSSAHNAYLAPTLQYLPPAKPQNKITFDQPSKSYLPPVPVKTNNGYLPPPKPANTYLPVASPNHNYIPVTSNDDNVKHYQHLQPPHSSEESNESAYDYHASAPSGSTAKPHHHPWQP